A single window of Cytobacillus dafuensis DNA harbors:
- the lspA gene encoding signal peptidase II translates to MKSLEVTFVFFYIIALFIIALDQFTKWLIVKNLELGESIEVIDNFLYITSHRNKGAAWGILEGRMWFFYIITIIVVIGIIYYIQKAAKGKWLLGVSLGFMLGGAIGNFIDRVYRQEVVDFIDTYPFGYNFPIFNIADSALVIGVGMLMIQMLLEERALKKEKSNGENGTHHS, encoded by the coding sequence ATGAAGAGTTTGGAGGTTACCTTTGTGTTTTTTTACATAATTGCCTTATTTATTATTGCTCTTGACCAATTTACTAAATGGCTAATCGTAAAGAATTTAGAATTAGGCGAAAGCATTGAAGTGATTGATAACTTCCTTTATATTACCTCCCATCGTAATAAGGGTGCAGCATGGGGAATATTAGAAGGTCGAATGTGGTTTTTTTATATCATCACCATTATTGTAGTTATTGGGATTATTTATTATATTCAAAAGGCAGCAAAGGGAAAGTGGCTTTTAGGTGTCTCTTTAGGCTTCATGCTTGGAGGAGCCATTGGTAATTTTATAGATCGGGTTTATCGTCAAGAAGTAGTGGATTTTATTGACACGTATCCTTTTGGCTATAATTTCCCTATCTTTAATATTGCTGACTCTGCTTTAGTAATCGGCGTGGGAATGCTGATGATACAAATGCTCCTGGAAGAGAGAGCATTGAAAAAGGAGAAATCTAATGGAGAAAATGGAACACATCATTCCTGA